CATTTCTTGCGCTGTCAAAATAGTTATGTAGCCAGCTACGCAGCTGTTTTTCCGCTTTGTTGTGAACAAAATTCCTGCGCTGTCGGGGTATATTTATTTTTGGAGATCACCTTAAGTTTTATATAAACAATCACTTTAGCCGTTTGGCAAAAGTATTAATTAAGCTGTGGAGATAATTATGCATAATGTCACGTTGATAAAGGGTGATGGTATCGGTCCTTCAATTATAGATGAGGCCGTAAAGATTATTGATGCGTCAGGCGTAAAAATTCATTGGGAAGAAGCGTATGCTGGAATGGCTGCTTTTGAAAAATTTGGTACGCCGCTACCTGATGAAACCCTGGCATCGTTTGATAGAACCCGCTTGGCTTTTAAAGGTCCTTTGACGACTGTTGTTGGAACCGGATTTAGAAGTATTAATGTGGCTTTGAGGCAGAAATACGAACTGTATGCCAATGTCCGTCCGGCTAAAAGTTGGCCGGGTATAAAAACACGTTACGAAGATGTCGATATTGTTATTGTCAGGGAAAATACCGAAGGCCTGTATTGCGGGCTTGAGCATTATCTTACACCTAAAAAAGATATCGCTGAAAGTCTGGCCGTGGTCACCCGAGTAGCTTCAGAGCGTATTATCGATTATGCTTTTAAATATGCACGGGATAATGATCGACAAAAAGTTACCGTTTGTCATAAGGCCAATATTTTAAAATATACCCAAGGCTTGTTTCTGGATATTGCCAGAGAAACGGCGGTGCGTTATCCCGATATTCAGTTTGACGAAAAAATCGTTGATGCCGCTTGTATGCACATGGTTATGAATCCGCAGCAGTTTGATGTTGTCGTCTGTACCAATATGTTTGGTGATATTTTATCGGATTTGACGGCCGGTCTGGTCGGTGGGCTGGGCTTGATTCCCGGTGCCAACATAGGTGCTGACGCAGCACTATTTGAAGCAGTGCATGGTAGTGCACCCGATATAACCGGAAAAAATCTGGCTAATCCTATTGCCGTTATTATGGCAGGCGTGATGATGTTGAATCATCTGGGCGAAACCCAGGCTGCAGCTCGCATTAAAAATGCGGTTGAAAAAGTGGTTAATGAGGGCAAGTTTGTTACCCAAGACCTTAATCCGCAATCAAAATGTGGAACGATCGAAATGGGTAATGCCATTTTAGACGCCATGCGATAATCATCATAAGTAAAAATCGTAATTTATAGAATCCTGGGGTCGTCATCGTCTTGACGATTCCAGGAATCAATTGTTACTGCCTTCAAAGTCTACTGCGTAAAAAACAATTTAGCCGTGCGGCGTAAATGAGCTCATTCTTTGAGAGGCATCGCCACAGGGTTTGTTTGCTTAAAAAGGCAACAAGATTTGCCCGTTTTATTTTTTTTGCAAGGGCCGGATTGACTGTCAAGTAAGAAAATTTTCCGGGTTACGTTATCGATCGCTACTGCCGATGGCTTGTTTTCAGGTATAATTTAAAACATTTTTAACTTGAAACACGAAGGCGTTATGTCAAAAATCAACAAAGTTGTACTGGCTTATTCTGGAGGTTTGGATACTTCCGTTATTCTTAAGTGGTTACAGGATGTTTATGCCTGTGAGGTGGTCACTTTTACGGCAGATTTAGGACAAGGCGAAGAAGTTGAGCCAGCACGGGAAAAAGCCAAGGCTGCCGGTATAAAAGATATTTTTATTGAAGATTTACGTGAAGAATTTGCACGTGATTATGTTTTCCCCATGTTTCGTGCCAACACTATTTATGAAGGCGAGTATTTACTGGGTACTGCAATTGCACGGCCTTTAATTGCCAAACGCTTGATTGAAATCGCCAATGAAACAGGTGCTACCGCCATTTCTCATGGCGCTACCGGTAAAGGCAACGATCAGGTGCGTTTTGAGTTGGGTGCTTACGCCTTGCGTCCTGATATACAGGTTATTGCGCCGTGGCGTGAATGGGATTTAAACTCAAGGCAAAGTCTGCTGGCTTATGCTGAAAAACATGGTATTTCTGTAGAACAGAAAAAAGGCAAAACCTCGCCTTATTCAATGGATGCCAATTTACTGCATATCTCTTATGAAGGTCGTATCTTGGAAAATCCCTGGACAGAACCCGAAGAAGATATGTGGCGCTGGACAGTTTCACCGGAAGCGGCACCCGATACAGCGACTTATATTGAACTGACTTACCAACAAGGCGATATTGTTGCCATTGATGATGTGCCTTGTTCACCTGCGACGGTTCTGGAGCAATTAAACAAAATTGCAGGTAGCAATGGTATCGGTCGCCTGGATATTGTTGAAAATCGCTACGTGGGTATGAAGTCACGCGGCTGTTATGAGACACCTGCGGGTACGGTTATGCTAAAAGCCCATCGTGCGATTGAGTCATTAACCCTGGATCGGGAAGTGGCGCATTTAAAAGATGAGTTAATGCCACGTTACGCATCATTAATCTATAACGGTTATTGGTGGAGTCCTGAGCGCCTTATGTTGCAAACCATGATTAATGCGTCGCAAGAAACCGTGAATGGTAAAGTCAGGCTTAAACTATATAAAGGTAATGTCGTGGTGGTTGGGAGGGCTTCTGATACCGACAGTTTATTTGATGAAAGCATTGCCACTTTTGAAGATGATGGCGGTGCTTATAACCAAAAAGATGCCGAGGGTTTTATTAAGTTAAATGCGCTTAGAATGCGTATAGCAGCCGCTAAACGCTTGCGTTAATAAAGCCGATAAAAATTAAGGGACAAATTTTATTTAGCTTGTATAATTCTGTTTCAGGTTGCCGTGATGGTTGTTTTATTATCATTCCGGCTATAAAAAATAATAGTAATCCAGCCGGGATATTCGTTGTTACCTGGTTTGAGAGGAAGTAAATAATGAGTAAGTTACACGAGACGAAATCAGATATTGTAGTTCTGCAAAGAATACCTTCTCATCATGGCTTGATGAAAGTGAATCGATGGTTAAGAGCTACGGTTTTTTTCTTGATGACTGTTATTGTTATCACCGGTTTTTTCTTCCTTCCTGCCAATGACCTAACCCACTTTAAAAAGGCTGAAGTGACTGTTACTGAAATGAATCCCGTATTATCTGCTGAAGTTAATATCTTGAAAGGGCAGTTTGTTGGCTTGGTCAGTGGTTCAATTGAAAGTAAATTAAGAGCATTAGAGCAAAGTATTCAACTCGGCTCAGTTTCTGCCTCATTAGGTACCATTGAGGATTTGAAAAATGACATGCAAGTTCTGCGCTCTTATTCAGAGCCTGTTAAAAAAGCGAAAGTAATTATTCCTAATGAGCAATTAATGCAGGAAATGTCTGAGTTAAAGCGCCTTGTTTATCTGACAATTGCTTCTTGTGGATTGATGCTGGCGGCAGTTGCCGGTATCTGGTTTAAAAATCGTTATCGCCTGCCTTATAAAGCAACCATCATGCATTATTTAGGCAAAAAATAATGCCGGGGCTACCTTTTTAGTCGCCCTAAAATTATATTCGCCCATAAAAAAGCCGCCCCAGTCAATGATTAGGGCGGCTTTTTTTGTACTGCTTTTTATATATTATTTACTGCTGATATAAGCATATAAGGCGTCAACAGCTTGATCTTCGCCATATCCTGCTTTTATAACAGCTTTGTTTGCCATAATTTCTG
Above is a window of Methylobacter sp. S3L5C DNA encoding:
- a CDS encoding isocitrate/isopropylmalate dehydrogenase family protein, producing the protein MHNVTLIKGDGIGPSIIDEAVKIIDASGVKIHWEEAYAGMAAFEKFGTPLPDETLASFDRTRLAFKGPLTTVVGTGFRSINVALRQKYELYANVRPAKSWPGIKTRYEDVDIVIVRENTEGLYCGLEHYLTPKKDIAESLAVVTRVASERIIDYAFKYARDNDRQKVTVCHKANILKYTQGLFLDIARETAVRYPDIQFDEKIVDAACMHMVMNPQQFDVVVCTNMFGDILSDLTAGLVGGLGLIPGANIGADAALFEAVHGSAPDITGKNLANPIAVIMAGVMMLNHLGETQAAARIKNAVEKVVNEGKFVTQDLNPQSKCGTIEMGNAILDAMR
- a CDS encoding argininosuccinate synthase; the protein is MSKINKVVLAYSGGLDTSVILKWLQDVYACEVVTFTADLGQGEEVEPAREKAKAAGIKDIFIEDLREEFARDYVFPMFRANTIYEGEYLLGTAIARPLIAKRLIEIANETGATAISHGATGKGNDQVRFELGAYALRPDIQVIAPWREWDLNSRQSLLAYAEKHGISVEQKKGKTSPYSMDANLLHISYEGRILENPWTEPEEDMWRWTVSPEAAPDTATYIELTYQQGDIVAIDDVPCSPATVLEQLNKIAGSNGIGRLDIVENRYVGMKSRGCYETPAGTVMLKAHRAIESLTLDREVAHLKDELMPRYASLIYNGYWWSPERLMLQTMINASQETVNGKVRLKLYKGNVVVVGRASDTDSLFDESIATFEDDGGAYNQKDAEGFIKLNALRMRIAAAKRLR